The Dasypus novemcinctus isolate mDasNov1 chromosome 20, mDasNov1.1.hap2, whole genome shotgun sequence genome includes a region encoding these proteins:
- the LOC101428380 gene encoding natural killer cells antigen CD94-like: MSSSTLQEQLSFCINFGTSFLMAAFQTSPWNLISVILGAMCLLLMATLGILWNYSQTKQSLLSTLSSGPTSEAQEGSDCRSCQEKWIGYRCN; this comes from the exons ATGTCAAGTTCCACTCTTCAAGAGCAATTATCTTTCTGCATCAACTTTGGAACATCATTTCTCATGGCAG CTTTTCAGACCTCTCCATGGAATTTGATTTCTGTGATATTAGGAGCAATGTGCCTTTTGTTGATGGCCACTTTGGGAATTTTGTGGAACTATT CACAGACTAAACAAAGTCTTCTGTCCACATTGTCTTCAGGACCCACCAGTGAAGCCCAGGAAG GTTCTGACTGCCGTTCTTGCCAAGAAAAGTGGATTGGGTACAGATGCAACTGA